The genomic segment TCCTCCGGGTCGTCGGTGCCGGCCAGGACGTAGGTGTTGGTCATCCGAGGGATCGGCACGTCGGTGTAGGACTGCCGGCGGCCGTTGCCCGACGCCGGCTGGCCGAGCTGCCTGGCCCGGATCAGGTCGGTCAGGTAGCTGGTGCAGACGCCGGCCTCGAACATCACGGTGCGCTGGGCCGGGGTGCCCTCGTCGTCGAACGCGAAGGAGCCGTAGCCGCCCTCCACGGTGGCGTCGTCGACGCCGTTGAAGGCCGAGACCCCGATCTTCTTGCCCTGCTTGCCGGTGTAGACCGACGCTTCCTTGGCGACCAGGTCGGCCTCCATGCCGTGGCCGCTCGACTCGTGGAACAGCACCCCGCCGTTGCCCGCGGCGATCACCACCGGCATCTGCCCGGCCGGGGCCGGCTGGCTGGCCAGCATGGCGACCGCCCGCTCGGCCGCCCGGCGGGCGACCAGCTCGGGCGGGAACTCCTCGAGCAGCTCGAACCCCATGGAGCGGCCCGGGCCGTCGAACCCGGTCTGGACGACGCCGTCCCGGACGGCGACGACCTGGACGGTGAAGCGGGTCCGGACCCGCTCCTCGTCGGTGGTGAACCCCTCGGAGTTGGCGATGGACACCCGCTGGCGCACGTCGCCGTAGCCGGCGGTGACCTGGGTGACGGCCGGGTCGTAGCCGCGGGCCTCGTCGTCGGCCCGGCGGACCAGCTCGGCCAGGGTGGTCCGCTCGACCGCTGACGGGTCGGTCTTGACCGGGTGGGTCACCCCGGGGATGCGCCGGCGCAGGTCGCGGACCTCGACCCGGCGGTCCTCGCGCAGCGCGGCCGAGGCGATCCGGGCCGCCTCGGCCAGCGCGTCGAGGTCGAGGCGGTTGGTGTAGGCGTAGGCGGACGAGGTGCCGCGCACCACCCGCACCCCGGCGCCCCGGTCGCGGCCGGTGACCAGCTCCTCGACCTTGCGGTCGTCGAGCCGGATCGAGTGGGAGAGGCGGTCCTCGACGTAGACCTCGGCCCACTCGCCGCCCGTCGCGAGCGCGGCGGCCAGGACCTGACGGACGACGGCGTCATCCAGCACGGGCTGTACTCCTTCGGGCGAGACGCGGCCGGGCCGCGCCGCCGGCGTGGCCGGGAGGCCGCGGCGCGCTCCGGTCGTGGGCGCGCGCCATTGTAGAGGCGCCGAGCCGCCCGGACCTGAGCCGG from the Actinomycetes bacterium genome contains:
- a CDS encoding TldD/PmbA family protein, producing the protein MLDDAVVRQVLAAALATGGEWAEVYVEDRLSHSIRLDDRKVEELVTGRDRGAGVRVVRGTSSAYAYTNRLDLDALAEAARIASAALREDRRVEVRDLRRRIPGVTHPVKTDPSAVERTTLAELVRRADDEARGYDPAVTQVTAGYGDVRQRVSIANSEGFTTDEERVRTRFTVQVVAVRDGVVQTGFDGPGRSMGFELLEEFPPELVARRAAERAVAMLASQPAPAGQMPVVIAAGNGGVLFHESSGHGMEADLVAKEASVYTGKQGKKIGVSAFNGVDDATVEGGYGSFAFDDEGTPAQRTVMFEAGVCTSYLTDLIRARQLGQPASGNGRRQSYTDVPIPRMTNTYVLAGTDDPEEIIRQTKRGLYAKSLGGGQVNPVTGEFVFGVVEGYLIEDGQVATPVRGANLVGDGPSVIAAIDALGDDFSVKEGVCGKEGQGVPVGNGAPTLRIAQMTVGGTGGSA